One Anaerolineales bacterium genomic window carries:
- a CDS encoding cellulase family glycosylhydrolase — protein sequence MGKISRTGFLKLVASLLGGWLGAALLNACGVPVDEAAPAAPTVAGQPAVPATGAPAPTASSSPARSEADESRLRGMAVMWNERMKVRGSHTLADSPSKSWFTFEDAARLRQAGATCLEMHQIGLPELMPERDAPDEAFFARWVDTWVDWCAQNRLHCILNVTGFGAWADWAFFLSMPGWLWDGFPQAPTLADKPACDSFIRDFFDLDAAGQDRNRAAFLNLWKYIAARYHGHPNVIFSIMNEPFWNVEIPDAAAAVRLGKSYSAFMEQIVAGIRGEGARQRIFIDLPFLMDADWRFTVRPVEGEDVVWEAHAYGNIWEPHNGTFEQIADSLVRLFVEDFQRPLFIGEYGFNPIRSIRTDNGSDWKAMLQGMTAYLDGLPVLGRQFVAWDYLCGEYGCFSGESDLSTAESNWILETVLS from the coding sequence GTGGGAAAAATCTCTCGAACCGGGTTCCTGAAGCTGGTCGCCTCCCTCCTCGGCGGTTGGCTGGGCGCCGCGCTCCTGAACGCCTGCGGCGTTCCCGTGGACGAAGCGGCGCCGGCTGCGCCGACCGTTGCCGGGCAGCCGGCCGTACCCGCAACCGGCGCACCCGCTCCGACGGCGAGTTCGTCCCCCGCCCGGTCCGAAGCGGATGAATCCCGTTTGCGGGGAATGGCCGTGATGTGGAATGAGCGGATGAAGGTCCGCGGTTCCCATACCCTCGCGGATTCGCCCTCGAAATCCTGGTTTACCTTCGAGGACGCCGCGCGGTTGCGGCAGGCCGGAGCCACCTGCCTGGAAATGCATCAGATCGGGCTCCCCGAATTAATGCCGGAGCGCGATGCGCCCGACGAGGCGTTCTTCGCCCGCTGGGTGGATACCTGGGTCGATTGGTGCGCGCAAAACCGGCTTCACTGCATCCTGAACGTCACCGGCTTCGGCGCCTGGGCGGATTGGGCCTTCTTCCTGAGTATGCCCGGCTGGTTGTGGGACGGCTTCCCGCAGGCGCCGACCTTGGCGGACAAGCCCGCCTGCGATTCGTTCATCCGGGATTTTTTCGACCTCGACGCGGCCGGGCAGGACCGGAACCGCGCCGCATTCCTCAACCTGTGGAAATACATCGCGGCGCGTTACCACGGCCATCCCAACGTGATCTTCAGCATCATGAACGAGCCCTTCTGGAACGTGGAAATCCCGGATGCGGCGGCCGCGGTCCGCCTCGGAAAATCCTACAGCGCCTTCATGGAACAGATCGTCGCGGGCATCCGCGGAGAAGGCGCCCGGCAGAGGATTTTCATCGATCTGCCCTTCCTGATGGACGCGGACTGGCGGTTCACCGTCCGGCCCGTTGAGGGGGAGGACGTCGTCTGGGAAGCCCACGCCTACGGGAACATTTGGGAACCCCACAACGGAACCTTCGAACAGATCGCCGACAGCTTGGTGCGGCTGTTCGTCGAGGATTTCCAAAGGCCACTCTTCATCGGAGAATACGGCTTCAATCCCATCCGCAGCATCCGCACCGACAACGGATCGGATTGGAAGGCGATGCTGCAGGGTATGACCGCTTACCTGGACGGTCTCCCGGTCCTGGGCAGGCAATTCGTCGCCTGGGATTATTTATGCGGCGAGTATGGATGCTTCTCGGGGGAATCGGACCTGTCGACCGCCGAATCCAATTGGATCCTGGAGACGGTCCTTTCCTGA